AGGGATGGTCTGTGGTTGAAAGCAAACGGAACACAACAATGTCAAACTGTGAAGACAGATAGCGGAGTAAAGTAAAGTAAATAGTTGTGTTGTATGCACTATTGCCATTGCCAACCACAGCTAACATCTTATCCACGACAAATAGTATtctatattaacaataaaatgtTCTTCTTTTGCtacatttaaaataactataaactAAATTCCACTTTATTATCCAACATCCATTTAATCAACTTAACTATTTCTGATGCAAATTAAGAATGGTCAATCTAACTGATAAACAACTAgcaaaaagaaacttttagattagataatataatttgatataatacctgaatttttaacttttacattGTATAATACAGAACCTTTTAGATCATTCCATCATACATCTTTCCAAAGCAATTACATGAACAGTATGCAGGaggaaatcattaaaaaaaaaaaaaaaagtctctgTATTTATGGTTCTTAAACTTCAATGGTGTGAATAATGTTTTGAACTTGCTTTGGTGAACACCACTAAATAATGATTCATAtcaattgaattatatttactGTGAACATAATGCAATTAAAcacattaaatgattttaacatAATAGTGTCAGTATTTGAATATACAATACCAAAAAAACACGTCAAATTTACAATTTGTTACTATTTCCAACATGATTGTCAGTTTGTATTGATCCCCCTGATTGATGCTGGTAGCAATTATTTTTCCACCCATTCGTTTTAATTTTcgctttaaaaaaattaaagatagtTGAATCctcttattttaattagatttcataatcttttcatcttatctttaATAAGTCGTTCTGCATAGTGAGAAATCAATAACTTGGGAAGATTGAAGATGGATACACAAGTAGATTTTTAATACAACAGAAGAGAATATGAGTGTTTGGAATTTATACGATACATACTGAGTTGGTGTTTAGAGGGACAACCCAGACTCTTCATCCTCTTCAAGAGTGGAAGTGTAGACAAAGAAGAGAGCCCATATAAGAGCAAAGACACCCAACAGGATCCAACCAAGAAGGTTATTGCTAAGCCCAAAGGGAAGCCCTGTCCCTTCAGTGCTCAGTCTCTCATCCACCAAAGCCATGGCTGGGCTTGACATGGTTGCGGCGCATGCAGCTGCTAGCAAGGATGCTCCCACTCCTGCCTTTGAACTGCTTTCCTGCATGGATGGTTTTTCCTCCATCGAGCATCTCACTTTCCCTGCCCTACTACCCATTGCTGGCAATCCTATACAGTTATGTTTGCCATATATGAATGATGTTATCTTAGTTATTGTAAGGAAAAAAGGTTGTAGGTTCACTAATAAGCATAGCCTAAAACCTAACTATGAGTCTAAATATTAGAAATTGAATGTAACTCTgattcaacctcacaaaattcacttataaaataaaatttctaccttatttatatattataaattggtatCTGCAACACTAAATGTGAGATATGAGAACTCAGAAATTGCTAAGTCTTGTGTTTCACTACGTTGTGAATacaagagaaaatgagaaatagAAATAGACCAATTGATTGCAAATTCTGAAAGAAATCAAATAATTATCTTCTGAGGGAAAAACTCACCAAGAACGGTGGAGGATGAGACCCCAAAAGGTCGTTTGAGTACAAGACCTGTGCGAGAGATAGAGGTTGTAGGGGTGCCGGCGATGATGGATGCCATTTTTCTTCAGTGATGAATCAGAGTACGTCTACGCTTCTGTCACGGTTGCAGTTTATTTCACACGCAAtagaaaatattacaaaattgtcacTATTATTATCGGCCACCACACACCATAGATAGGTTGAAAACCCGTCGTTTGATATCCATATCTGCAAAAACCCAATAATTTTCCTCCACGCGTCACATAATCTCTTCGTATTTCCATATTTTTTACCCGATCGAAGCTGATGCTTTAGAACGGTAACAAAGActtaaaaaaactacaaaaatatttataatccaCTTTCagcttattttttaaaaaatatctaagacAATTAGTGAAAACGACTTAAAATGACGCAAAAACATTctaaatatagtttattttaattctaaaagaAACTTACACACTAATACTTATTTAAGAAATCTCTAATAAAGGTATTTGTCCAAAGAATCATGACCAGAATACTTTCTTTCTAACAATTAAAAGAAGATGCGGAGAAGCAGAACATAATTTGAACCCCCCATATTCCCGGATAATAAAGACATTACTTTCGAGACACAGAAGTCAGAAGAAGCAAAGATTACACGCATAATACTTGAATCCCATGGCTTTATGTGATAAATAATGAGAAAATAGCATATACTAACACTTTACAACTCAAATGGCAGCCACAATTGTGTATAAATTAGTTCCTGAGTGTACAACTTAACTCCGCTCGTAATTGGCGTAAAATGGTGGTAAGCGCTGGTAGCACGATCTAACACAGCACGGGAACGAATTATTATGTACACAACCAGCAACAGCATCTCCAAGCAGCTAAAATGCCTACGTGAATCTTATTTTATCTCAATGTCCCTACAAATTAGCTAAgcttctaaaaatatatatgacgTAAATTTTATGCATCTATGGAGGGCTTTACAAGAAGAATCGCCAAGAACAATAAAGAATCGATTGAAGCAGGCAATTAATATGCCAGGAAATTACTCAAATAAAACCTGCCATGTACGAAAggtgatatttaaattttgggCTACGCCTGGAGATTGCAACGTTGCAAGATAGGGTGGTCAAACTCCACAAATTTGGTCCAGTAACTTCTATATCTTCCCATTGCAATGTCTAACCACGGTTTCCTAATTCCATCGAAGTGTATAACCGCAGCCCACTCAATCTGGTTTTTATCAACATCTGAGTCATAACCAAGACCAAGAATCTGCCACCGTTTGTCCAAAATCATAGTCTTGTTATAGAAGGTCAGCCACCCTAAAGGCAGACTTCCAGTTTTCAACAATGGCCTCTCGGAACCCTGAAATTAACAGCATAGAGAAACACATCAAATTATCGTTGCATCAgaatttaatagaataaaattgtcTTCCATATAACTGCAAAATAAACAAGACCTTCTCATTAGATTCAACAATCGAAATTAGAAAATGAACATGTTTCTTTGAATAACATCTGGATTCCAGGATTAATGCAAATCCAATTTGAAGGGAGCTCGTTTACTTTATCAACGCTAGAAGCCAAACTCAAGATTTGAAGAAATTTAAATGTAGGCAAATTTTCTGAGAGGAGAACAACATGCAGACTCTCTGAACAGAAAAAAATAGGTgtacaaaaaaataacatttctttAATCATACCATTTGCAAATAACTGTGATAGAGAGCAGTTAAATTTTGTCTTCTCCACTGTTGTAAATCAAACAAGTTCATCCCAAATGCCCAAGTGCAAGCATTGACATCAAACCTATTTGCAATGAATGGATCTGAGAAGTTTATGAACGTATCCATCCTATGAAATGAAGTTTCCCCTTCCTGACAAGTGCCAACTGCTGCATTTACTTTCCCTTTCATATTAACATTCCATAGCCTACTGAGATCTTGTTGCACCACGACATCATGATCAAAGAGCACAACCTTATTTAAAGTAGGGAAGATATCTGGAAGGTAGAAACGCAGGTAGTTCAACTCAGAAGTAAATCTTGGATCACTGGAATTTTGTTCTTTGAATGTATTGTACTTGAGCAACCATTCAAAGTTCTCTATGCTTTGTATGTGGACTGTGGCTTTGCCAGGAGGGTTTAATAAGAACCACATCCAGATTGCAGGAAAGTTTAGTGAATTGGTCACTACATGGAAAACAAGTTTCCCCTGTTTCTGCAATTTAAAAGTCATTGTCACACTTTCTTGTCACTAAAACATACACTTAAGCATTAGCTTCATACTcaataataagaattttaaaatttattggaaaCTACAAAATCAACAGTGAGGTTCCCTAAACAAGGATGTTAAGACccactattttttatttttttatttcaaataaatttcagTAAATAACAGTgtgtttaaaaaatagtatactgTCAGTACTGGtcacaaacataaaaaaatcagtCTTCAACTCAACATAAGACTGCATTCTCATGGGAATGAATTACTTTCTAAGGGATCTCATAATATCATCCTTCTTACTGCATCTCTTGTATTAACTAGAAGTTAGGCACTTCTATAAAGTGCTGAGAAACTAATAAAGTAGAAATAACTCCCGCTAACTAGAAAATCAAAGTTCATTCGTTAGTTAATGATGTAGAGGGAAGTATTTTATAGGATGATTGACTTATTAGCGTGATTCCATAATGAAAAATCACACGTCCTCTTgtgtttttactgttttgaatTCTTAATTCTTCAGCATGTTCTGCAGCGCCTTGAGCAGCAGTGCAACTAAGATAACTTTTTCAATGTAGAcagaaatatttcaaaaatcttaTGCCAATTATAAGCAGGGTGGGTTCAAGGAAAGATAGGAATGAAGTCAAATAAATTGGTGCCAGAATCGTGCATTCATACTGCCTGTCGTATGGCCACCCACCCCAATGGTTTTTACTAcataataattgaagaaaaatctTGAGTATAAATATGTGCTGCAATTTTCCGTAGACAGACAGCTTTGGCTGAAAAGGGTGAGACATAAGGGGTATCAACTATTCAAAAAGTCCACCAAGGGACTATTAAGTTGAAAGTAAATTACAGCCAATCttgttaatattaaatttattagtatCAGTGTTTTTTTCTCGGCATTCCATTGAGGTTGAACATTTTccgaaagcaaaagaaaaaaaaagaagctaacAACACCCGAATCAAAggcaaaaaataaaagttaatcaatttaaaaaatgcatttaCCTTGGCATTAGAGATAGTAGAGTTAACAACAACTGCACACGCCAGAACATTGTCAGAGAAGACAACATAATGATGAAGTTTTGGATCattaatcttattttcatttgGAAGCTTCCTGTACTCAGGTCTCAGGGCAAAGTAATCAGCAGTTAGCTGCATGGAAAGACAGTGAACACCTCTCGGGGTAGTCCTTGCAGCAAGATGAACAAGATATGTTGTTTCACGTTGTTGATAACGAATTTCCCCTTCAGTCTTCTGGTTCATTGCACGGAGCTTAGTTGCCATAGCAGTGCAGTCTGGGAAAGCACGGTCTGCTTTAGACAGTGAAGCCTCCATGTGTCTCATTTTCTGCAAAGCACTGTGAACTTCACTTGTTTTCAGATTAAAAAACATCTCATTTTCTTTACAGttcatattacataaaaatGATAAGCGTGAATGTTCCCTGTCACTACTTTTATATTGGTAAACAAGCAGTTGCCAGATTTTCAAAGATTTAGTTTGTTTTGTAACAAAACATATTATGTTTTGGTCTCTGATAACAAGTTTCTTAATGTTATCCATCCACTTCTAATTTTCTCTGCTGAAACCTCGTATATTTAATTTGCTTCAATCAATTGATGAACCTAGTTGTGggaagaaatagaaaataatgtatttttgaaGAACCAGATCATTAGTTTTGTCTTGAAACTTGTACATTTTAGTAAGTACATGTAATAAATAACTGTCAAACTAAATTCAAGTTGTAGGGTCACAAGAAAATTTTACCTCCTAGACAGCTCTGAATCCTTAGTAGCTGTTCCAAGTGCACGTTCCATCTCTTTAATTCTCAGCTTCAACTCCTTCATCAAGCGTGAGCTGCTGCCTGGTGAAGCAAAACCCAAGTATGCTCGGGCTCTAATAATTTGATCCTTAATTTCTAAAACCTTCTGATTTAACACTCTCCGAGGCTGAGGACGTGAACTCTGATGATTTTGGGTTGCTCTCGGCATAGATTTCTTATCTTTCACTTCAACATTAGCATCTGCCGTTTTTTTAGAATGAGTGTGCATGCTCTGGTTATGTGTGACTGTTGTATTAAATATGTTCTGCAAATAAAACCGAATTCAAATACCGTAATCTTATTTAGAATAGTAAAAGAAAGTGCATAATAAGCGCACTATGGACAACCAAAAATCCAATTTCTTATCATGAACATCTTTTACATTAGGGTCATAGAAGTTGCAACCTGAAAATAAAACCTCAACCACACAAGTgatatatcaaataatttatttttattttacacaaATTCGGCTCATTTAACTGTCATATGCATGCATTTAcatctatttttaaaacaaaagtaaaatcatGCATTCATCATAAATTTACGTACATGACATGGGAAGACGACccttaaaaaaatgaagattgtAACAGAAATGTTGATTATGAAAAGAATTTTGGTATCTTCTGAAATTTGAGAGAACGACAACTTCTCTCATGAAGACAGAACGGAAGAAtctttaaataactttttttggaaagaaaacCCCAATAGTTTAAAAGCAGCAGTCTCATCACCTTCAAATTGAAATGGTGAGTATTCAAAAGAATTAGCACAAACCTCATCCTCAACGATGGAGAATAATTCTTTCTGCTGAGCTTTCAGGTCCTGCCTTGTGTCCTGGTTAAATTCTGAAACTTGAAAAAGGCAAAATTTTCAGACTAGAGGGGCATTATGTACaccacaaaatttcaaaagtgcACCATCAAACACCAACCATTTCTTTCCAAAATGTTATTTCTACACCCTTGGATTTTAGATTTCTCACAATCATTAATCTTTTGTTGTATGGAACTATTTGTTGAaccaaaatctttttctttataaacaaCTTCTTTTGGCTCTTCCAATTCTTCAACACCTTCCTGCATTGCACAAAAAGCGCCAAAAATAACAAAACGAAAAAACAATTCTCAAATTCATGGGGAAAACCAGAAGAAAGTGAAACTCAAAATACGATGGCAAAATTTCTGATAAAATTTTCCACTACCTGTCCAATAGCATTTAGCTGTAAAGGATCTGTCCTAAATGTCtgcaagaaataaaaaataataatcaatccCCATTCCACAGCAGATCATCGGTAGTTGTAGAATTTCAACTGGAACTGATGaagcattaaaaaattaaaacactaagtaatataaaaatcgGTTTAACCATAAGAAAATTACTGAAAGCCAAGAAGTTCCAGTTAACTATCGGCCGGAAAACTTTTCAACTCACCGATAAACAAAAATTCACAGAGAACAAAAacagaagaaagaaatatttcaaaacatCCCATCCAGGAGGCATTCTCTTCAAGCAACACACAGTTTAAGCTATCGAagcaattcaaattcaaataaattaacaatttaacCAAGCTTGAGAAGCAATATGCTTACAACACTGGATATATCTTCTTGAAACTCTCGTCTTGCTGCAACGGAATTCAACATAAAAGCAAGAAGGTCAACTTAAACGGAAAGAGAGCACGCGGAACATAGAAATCCAAATGAGAGGGgattaaggtttttttttttttcttattttaccgTAGGGAGAGAGATTGAGGCGGTGATAGACGAAGAAGACCGGAGCAACGACGGAGACAGAGAGAAGAGCGAGGATCAGAGTCCTCTGCCACCAACGCGATGACTTCATCGATGATAGCTGTCACCGGTAAACGCCGACGGAACCGTTACTCGCTGTGTGATTCCGAAAGAAGCACATTGATTTCACAGATTCATATCTAAGAGAATGGAATACGATGCGTGAAACAGAAGTAATAACACACAAAAACAGAGACTAGGGTTTCAGTTATTCGCTTTTGtgttttctagagagagaatAATTGGAAGCAGCTCGCTCCTTGATCCATCTGCGCCCCTTCTGCGATGAGTTGCCTCGTttaatttctctcttttttataaatatttttgttaattattattttacctcGGGTTGCCTCGGAAATTGCGAGGCCAGGTTgacaataatgaaaataatgaaagagtaCTTGAAAATCGAACGTCCATGATATAGATCGTAATATAGTagtagatgatgatgatgctaaTGACAGATATGCGATGATGTGATGGCCCGTGTGGGACATAAATTCATATGCATACTCTAATCTCATACCACACCTACCATTCATGAAAAGGAATTATgctctttaaaataaaaatacgtGTAAAGTGAGAGTTATTTATTACTAATTTAAGccgtatatttttatttcaaccattaaatattactatttttgtttgattgaatgatAAATGAGTTGTTTTCACAAAAGTTTTATTCTGATGCTTCATTTGGAAGTACGcagaatttgaaaagaaatcaaaattaaaaaatttcatgtccttaacaattttaaatttcatctaAAAAATAAGGATTaatttgtgtgtttaagttaaaattaatgaaatttacaTGTAATTAAGTCCATTTGGTATGGGCCAATGAAGGCAAAGTGTGAGTTCCTTACCTACCCATGAAAAAGCAACAATACCATGGGAAAGTGAAAGGTTTCggttaagaaataaaaacaaacctCACTTCGAATTTGTGGTTTTTCTTAGTAATGTTACTTCCTTGTTTGATCCGAAGAACTTGGcgtctaatttaaattaattttgcaaCAGTCAAGTTATAACTGATTTATTACAAATAAACTTGAAATGCCAACTACTTTGTTATAAgattaaagttattattatttatattaattaatattttaaatttcaatgttTAATGAATTGTATTGTagtgttaaatattataaattaattttataatattaattattagcCCACACATATTTCACCATGTTTTTAGGGAActttatgtaagaaaaagacATTAAGACGTAGGTGAGGATGAGAATGCGGTGTTGTTGTTGAATTAGGTTTTGAGCCGACGCATTAATTAGAATTGCAAGAATAGAGGCAACATCCAGCTGCCTCCTAGGAGGGAAGGTAACACAACTATCAAAATTTACTCCTCCAACTCATTATTCCTTCATCAATGCTTTTATCACTTTCCAACTTGTcattaactttctttttctttcaagagtTCATTCGTAAATTGAATAAAGatactttataatatttttttacaatattttaatatcatttatatttgttattttttgttattaatttaaaattatttcataataataattattataaatataaatataaatcaattacagagtaatatataaatacatataaatgatattaaaacattctcataaaattgttattaaaatatcattatctcgTAAATTTGTTTGGAAGAATTGAGTGatgaaaaacactttttacCCTTAAAATGAGAAAGCATTAAAAAGTATCTCTATTTCATGTTTAAAGGTAAAGtgattttaaatcataaaatttaattatttataatttaaaattattattttatttatagtaaatttgattaagtattaaaatatttatttaattatttctatttataatttttttttatgttaatataataaaattatctttttcaacattgtttgaaattatggcaattttgttttcattcttaCATTTCATCACAGTAATATCTAACCGATTAAAGATgttgaatataaaattgattataaatgGAATTAATCTCACATtaaaaaacacactaaacttgtAGGAGGTCTCCCATATTTACTCtactaaattgtattataacCAACAATAAAACGATAGTAATGAATTTATAATGCAtacatatgtttattttttcatttttaccaaactgaggttaaagtaaaattaattaccAAACTGAGGTTAGcgtaatttttaaatatcaaagtaAACTGgacgttaaatttttattaaataatatcacGTAACGAagtattttattacatattatGTTGGATTAAAAGGAtagttaaaacttttaaatttaataaaaaggctgaattttatataaaaaagttatattaataagaaaaatatttagatgTAATTGTATTGTTGATAATGAATTATACATGTGATGGTATTGAGGAAATTGATTAatgtatatgtttatattaatgATTATCTAAGATTTATATAATCTTTtgatgttttacttttttttttgcaaaaccatttatacaattttacatTTCCAATGGTAAATAAATTGAGacataaatcttttatattgataaaataatgcTTTGTAAGGTGAAATAAAAATTGTCTTAATTCAATGGGAAATAAaactaattgattttttaatatattgagaTTGTAGCTAGAACTATTCGataaatagtaatatttttatattgtgttaGAGTATTATGATCCAagtgtttattttgtttctagTACTATATAACATGATTCTTTACTCAAAACATGGTTGATATTTTGAATGAGGAAGAAATTAAATTGATCATCTTTCTTTTGGTAGAATTCAagtatttaaacatttatttgaaCACTGAAGTAAAAGATTGAATCAAAACTCTTTCATCTAAGTATCAATCCATAACATGAGAgttgtaaattatttttcttttaggtgTTCActcaaattacattttttatttctaaaagttttcatttaagtatttaatatatcattttgaGATAACAATGAGTGAATGATGATGTgttctatatttaatttatctattaaGATATGGATGTATTGCATGAGTATGAATTGATGAGATGATGATTTATGTGGATAAAAAATGATTcatatttgagataatattctcatatttgagataatattgtaatatgatcataattttttttatgctaaaAACTAGAGTTAGGGATGACAATGTAGGTTGGTGTGCAAAACATGGGTTGGATTGTCTCGTGTTACATAAGAATTATTGACGTTATCCTA
The sequence above is drawn from the Vigna radiata var. radiata cultivar VC1973A chromosome 3, Vradiata_ver6, whole genome shotgun sequence genome and encodes:
- the LOC106757657 gene encoding photosystem II reaction center W protein, chloroplastic gives rise to the protein MASIIAGTPTTSISRTGLVLKRPFGVSSSTVLGLPAMGSRAGKVRCSMEEKPSMQESSSKAGVGASLLAAACAATMSSPAMALVDERLSTEGTGLPFGLSNNLLGWILLGVFALIWALFFVYTSTLEEDEESGLSL
- the LOC106757658 gene encoding probable galacturonosyltransferase 6 isoform X1, with amino-acid sequence MKSSRWWQRTLILALLSVSVVAPVFFVYHRLNLSPYARREFQEDISSVTFRTDPLQLNAIGQEGVEELEEPKEVVYKEKDFGSTNSSIQQKINDCEKSKIQGCRNNILERNVSEFNQDTRQDLKAQQKELFSIVEDENIFNTTVTHNQSMHTHSKKTADANVEVKDKKSMPRATQNHQSSRPQPRRVLNQKVLEIKDQIIRARAYLGFASPGSSSRLMKELKLRIKEMERALGTATKDSELSRSALQKMRHMEASLSKADRAFPDCTAMATKLRAMNQKTEGEIRYQQRETTYLVHLAARTTPRGVHCLSMQLTADYFALRPEYRKLPNENKINDPKLHHYVVFSDNVLACAVVVNSTISNAKKQGKLVFHVVTNSLNFPAIWMWFLLNPPGKATVHIQSIENFEWLLKYNTFKEQNSSDPRFTSELNYLRFYLPDIFPTLNKVVLFDHDVVVQQDLSRLWNVNMKGKVNAAVGTCQEGETSFHRMDTFINFSDPFIANRFDVNACTWAFGMNLFDLQQWRRQNLTALYHSYLQMGSERPLLKTGSLPLGWLTFYNKTMILDKRWQILGLGYDSDVDKNQIEWAAVIHFDGIRKPWLDIAMGRYRSYWTKFVEFDHPILQRCNLQA
- the LOC106757658 gene encoding probable galacturonosyltransferase 6 isoform X2; this encodes MKSSRWWQRTLILALLSVSVVAPVFFVYHRLNLSPYARREFQEDISSVTFRTDPLQLNAIGQEGVEELEEPKEVVYKEKDFGSTNSSIQQKINDCEKSKIQGCRNNILERNEFNQDTRQDLKAQQKELFSIVEDENIFNTTVTHNQSMHTHSKKTADANVEVKDKKSMPRATQNHQSSRPQPRRVLNQKVLEIKDQIIRARAYLGFASPGSSSRLMKELKLRIKEMERALGTATKDSELSRSALQKMRHMEASLSKADRAFPDCTAMATKLRAMNQKTEGEIRYQQRETTYLVHLAARTTPRGVHCLSMQLTADYFALRPEYRKLPNENKINDPKLHHYVVFSDNVLACAVVVNSTISNAKKQGKLVFHVVTNSLNFPAIWMWFLLNPPGKATVHIQSIENFEWLLKYNTFKEQNSSDPRFTSELNYLRFYLPDIFPTLNKVVLFDHDVVVQQDLSRLWNVNMKGKVNAAVGTCQEGETSFHRMDTFINFSDPFIANRFDVNACTWAFGMNLFDLQQWRRQNLTALYHSYLQMGSERPLLKTGSLPLGWLTFYNKTMILDKRWQILGLGYDSDVDKNQIEWAAVIHFDGIRKPWLDIAMGRYRSYWTKFVEFDHPILQRCNLQA